In Neisseriaceae bacterium CLB008, one genomic interval encodes:
- a CDS encoding nitrate reductase subunit alpha, with product MSHFLDRLNFLSKKHESFAHGHGTVVTESRQWEDGYRSRWQHDKVVRSTHGVNCTGSCSWKVFVKSGLITWEMQQTDYPRTRADLPNHEPRGCPRGASYSWYVYSAQRVKYPMMRGVLAKMWREARKTMSPVDAWAFISQDQERAASYKTKRGLGGMVRATWQETNELIAAANAYTVKNYGPDRVIGFSPIPAMSMVSYASGSRYLSLLGGVPLSFYDWYCDLPPASPQVWGEQTDVAESADWYNANYLMVWGSNVPMTRTPDAHFYTEVRYKGTKTVAVSSDYGEMAKFGDIWMAPKQGTDAALGMALGHVILKEFHLDKPSAYFQDYCRRYTDMPMLVRLQKQGDVYVPEYFLRASHLDQGLGETAHADWKTLVWDEAEQKLVVPNGSVGFRWDKSQCWNLESLAQGADCVASLSLLGQHDDAINVGFSYFGSEHDEVLARKVPVKKITLADGEEAYVTTVFDLTVANYGIDRGLGGGNVATDYFNDEPYTPAWQQKHTGVPPEQVIQVAREFAQNAHDTEGRSMIIVGAGLNHWYHMDMSYRSIINMLMMCGCIGKSGGGWCHYVGQEKLRPQTGWAPLAFGLDWLRPSRQMNGTSFFYAHTSQWRHEKLGVDEILAPTENGEMSKMSLIDYNAKAERMGWLPSAPQLSSNPLDVADAAAKAGMSAADYVVDGFKSGSLDMACNDPDNPQNFPRNLFVWRSNLLGSSAKGHEYFLKYLLGTQNAVNSDEADCITPSEIKVRPAAEGKLDLLVVLDFRMSTTCLYGDVVLPTATWYEKDDLNTSDMHPFIHPLSEAVEPLWESKTDWEIYKGIAKSFSEIAKDYLGKRQDIVMTPLMHDTPQELGQPFDPKDWKKGECEPIPGKTMPAITVVERDYGAVYDQFTSVGPLLEKAGNGGKGMAWETGHEVELLRQINKTRADGAGKGQPRLETAIDAAEMILTLAPETNGHVAVKAWDALSKTTGRSHRHLAEGSEHTHIRFRDIQAQPRKIISSPIWSGIESETVCYNAGYTNVHEYIPWRTLTGRQQFYQDHLWMRGFGEHLCVYKPPVDLKTTEKVVGRHDNGNKELVLNFLTPHQKWGIHSTYSDNLRMLTLSRGGPHVWLSEGDAKNAGIEDNDWIEVFNANGSLTARAIVSQRIPDGMTLMYHAQEKIINVPGSEVSGKRGGIHNSVTRAVTKPTHMIGGYAQQSYGFNYYGTVGANRDEFVVVRKMNKVDWLDTPAKA from the coding sequence ATGAGTCACTTTTTAGATCGTTTAAATTTCTTGAGTAAGAAACATGAGTCTTTTGCTCATGGTCACGGCACGGTGGTTACCGAGTCTCGTCAATGGGAGGATGGCTATCGTTCACGCTGGCAACATGACAAAGTGGTTCGATCCACTCATGGTGTGAACTGTACTGGCTCTTGCAGCTGGAAAGTCTTTGTTAAAAGCGGCTTGATTACCTGGGAAATGCAGCAAACCGATTACCCACGCACCCGCGCCGACTTACCGAATCATGAACCACGCGGTTGCCCTCGTGGTGCGTCTTATAGCTGGTATGTGTATTCAGCCCAGCGAGTGAAATACCCGATGATGCGTGGCGTCTTGGCAAAAATGTGGCGTGAAGCCCGTAAAACCATGTCGCCCGTAGACGCATGGGCCTTTATTAGCCAAGATCAAGAGCGTGCCGCCAGCTACAAGACCAAACGGGGCTTGGGCGGCATGGTGCGCGCGACTTGGCAAGAAACCAATGAATTGATTGCGGCGGCCAACGCCTATACGGTGAAAAACTATGGCCCTGACCGCGTGATTGGGTTCTCACCCATTCCTGCGATGAGCATGGTGAGCTATGCCTCTGGCAGCCGCTACTTGTCTTTATTAGGTGGTGTACCGCTGTCGTTTTATGACTGGTATTGCGATTTGCCGCCTGCCAGCCCACAGGTGTGGGGTGAGCAAACCGACGTGGCCGAAAGCGCTGACTGGTATAACGCCAACTACCTCATGGTGTGGGGCTCAAACGTACCGATGACGCGTACGCCAGACGCTCACTTCTATACGGAAGTACGCTACAAAGGCACTAAAACCGTGGCCGTTTCCAGCGACTATGGTGAAATGGCGAAGTTTGGCGACATTTGGATGGCGCCCAAACAGGGCACTGATGCGGCCTTGGGCATGGCTTTGGGTCATGTGATCTTGAAAGAATTCCACTTAGATAAGCCTTCTGCTTATTTCCAAGACTACTGTCGTCGCTATACCGACATGCCGATGTTGGTGCGCTTGCAAAAGCAGGGCGATGTCTACGTACCTGAATACTTCCTACGTGCCTCTCATTTAGATCAAGGCTTGGGCGAAACTGCTCACGCCGATTGGAAAACCTTGGTTTGGGATGAGGCCGAACAAAAACTAGTGGTACCGAACGGTTCGGTGGGGTTCCGTTGGGACAAGAGCCAATGCTGGAACTTAGAAAGCCTGGCTCAAGGGGCTGACTGCGTGGCTAGCTTAAGCTTGCTGGGCCAGCATGATGACGCCATTAACGTCGGCTTTAGCTATTTCGGCAGCGAACACGATGAGGTGTTGGCGCGTAAAGTACCGGTGAAAAAAATCACCTTGGCCGACGGCGAAGAAGCCTATGTGACCACTGTATTTGATTTAACCGTGGCCAACTACGGCATCGACCGTGGCCTTGGCGGCGGCAATGTGGCCACTGATTACTTCAATGACGAGCCCTATACCCCCGCTTGGCAGCAAAAACACACCGGCGTGCCACCAGAACAGGTGATTCAAGTGGCGCGTGAATTCGCCCAAAACGCCCATGACACCGAAGGGCGCAGCATGATCATTGTTGGTGCTGGCCTGAACCACTGGTACCACATGGACATGAGCTATCGCAGCATCATCAATATGTTGATGATGTGTGGCTGTATCGGTAAGAGCGGCGGCGGTTGGTGCCATTATGTGGGCCAAGAAAAACTGCGGCCACAAACCGGCTGGGCCCCATTGGCCTTTGGTTTGGACTGGTTGCGTCCGTCACGTCAAATGAACGGGACCTCCTTCTTCTATGCCCACACCAGCCAATGGCGGCATGAAAAGCTAGGCGTAGATGAGATCTTGGCACCGACTGAAAACGGTGAAATGTCGAAAATGAGCCTGATCGACTACAACGCTAAAGCCGAGCGTATGGGCTGGTTGCCATCGGCACCTCAGCTGTCCAGCAATCCGCTGGATGTGGCAGATGCGGCGGCTAAAGCGGGTATGAGCGCGGCAGACTACGTGGTGGATGGATTCAAAAGCGGCAGCCTAGACATGGCCTGTAACGACCCTGATAACCCGCAAAACTTCCCGCGTAACCTATTTGTGTGGCGCTCGAATCTTTTGGGTTCTTCGGCCAAAGGCCATGAATACTTCTTGAAGTATTTATTGGGCACTCAAAATGCGGTCAACAGCGACGAAGCCGATTGCATCACCCCCAGTGAAATTAAGGTTCGTCCTGCTGCTGAAGGCAAGCTAGACCTGCTGGTGGTGTTGGATTTTCGGATGTCGACGACTTGCCTATACGGCGACGTGGTGTTGCCAACGGCAACCTGGTATGAAAAAGACGACTTAAACACGTCTGACATGCATCCGTTTATTCACCCCTTGTCTGAAGCGGTTGAACCCCTATGGGAAAGCAAAACCGACTGGGAAATTTACAAAGGCATTGCCAAATCGTTCTCAGAGATTGCCAAAGACTACTTGGGCAAACGTCAAGACATCGTGATGACGCCTTTGATGCACGATACCCCACAAGAGCTTGGTCAGCCGTTTGATCCTAAAGATTGGAAAAAAGGCGAATGTGAGCCGATCCCGGGTAAAACCATGCCGGCCATCACCGTGGTTGAGCGCGACTATGGTGCGGTTTACGATCAGTTCACCTCGGTGGGCCCCTTGCTCGAAAAAGCTGGTAACGGCGGTAAGGGCATGGCTTGGGAGACGGGTCACGAAGTTGAATTACTGCGCCAAATCAACAAAACCCGCGCCGACGGTGCTGGTAAGGGCCAGCCTCGTTTAGAGACGGCCATTGATGCGGCGGAGATGATTTTGACCTTGGCGCCAGAGACCAACGGCCACGTGGCGGTGAAGGCTTGGGATGCTTTATCTAAAACCACCGGCCGCAGCCACCGACATTTGGCCGAGGGCAGTGAACACACCCACATTCGCTTCCGTGACATTCAGGCGCAGCCGCGCAAGATTATTTCATCGCCCATTTGGTCCGGCATTGAAAGCGAAACCGTGTGCTACAACGCCGGCTACACCAACGTGCATGAGTACATTCCTTGGCGCACCCTGACCGGTCGTCAGCAGTTCTATCAAGACCATTTGTGGATGCGCGGCTTTGGTGAACACCTCTGTGTGTACAAGCCTCCCGTTGATTTAAAAACCACGGAGAAAGTGGTCGGTCGTCACGACAACGGCAATAAAGAGCTGGTGCTGAACTTCTTAACCCCGCACCAAAAATGGGGCATCCACAGCACTTATTCGGATAACTTGCGCATGTTGACGCTGTCTCGCGGTGGCCCTCACGTATGGCTTAGCGAAGGCGACGCCAAAAATGCCGGCATAGAAGACAACGATTGGATTGAGGTGTTTAACGCCAACGGCTCCTTAACCGCCCGCGCCATTGTGAGCCAGCGGATTCCGGACGGCATGACGTTGATGTACCACGCCCAGGAAAAAATCATCAACGTGCCTGGCTCTGAAGTCAGCGGCAAGCGCGGTGGGATTCATAACTCAGTGACCCGTGCGGTGACTAAGCCCACCCACATGATTGGCGGTTACGCTCAGCAATCTTACGGCTTTAACTACTACGGAACCGTAGGCGCCAACCGCGATGAGTTTGTGGTGGTACGGAAAATGAACAAAGTGGATTGGTTAGATACGCCCGCAAAAGCGTAA